In Actinoplanes sp. NBC_00393, a single genomic region encodes these proteins:
- a CDS encoding NAD(P)H-dependent glycerol-3-phosphate dehydrogenase, whose translation MRITVLGAGSWGTTVASVLTRRDHESLIWARSQATADEINAKHTNDRYLEGFPLPERLRATADLAEAAAHAELLVVGVPTGAFRTTLEAVRPDLHPWIPVVSLSKGLERDSLLRMTEVIKEVLPGHPAAALTGPNLAKEIMAGMAAATVIATEDLTVATEIQRVFRRGLLRVYTNHDVIGCEVGGALKNVVAIATGIAQGLGVGDNTRAGVISRGLAELTTLAVAMGGEPTTLAGLAGMGDLVATCISPHSRNRHVGEQLGRGRSLDDILAEMGQVAEGVKTVHAAVQLADRHGLPMPITRTIHRVITGDITAERAYDGLLRTHPAGHESEPG comes from the coding sequence ATGCGGATCACCGTGCTGGGTGCAGGTTCGTGGGGGACCACGGTCGCGTCCGTTCTGACCCGCCGGGACCATGAGTCGCTGATCTGGGCGCGCAGCCAGGCCACGGCCGACGAGATCAACGCCAAGCACACCAACGATCGTTATCTCGAAGGCTTCCCGCTGCCGGAGCGGCTTCGCGCCACCGCGGACCTCGCCGAGGCGGCCGCCCACGCGGAGCTGCTGGTTGTCGGCGTGCCGACCGGAGCGTTCCGCACCACCCTGGAGGCCGTCCGCCCCGACCTGCACCCGTGGATCCCCGTCGTCAGCCTCAGCAAGGGCCTGGAACGTGACTCCCTGCTGCGCATGACCGAGGTGATCAAGGAGGTGCTGCCGGGTCATCCCGCCGCCGCACTCACCGGTCCCAACCTGGCCAAGGAGATCATGGCCGGCATGGCCGCGGCCACGGTGATCGCCACCGAGGATCTCACCGTCGCCACCGAGATTCAGCGGGTGTTCCGGCGCGGCCTGCTGCGGGTGTACACCAACCACGACGTGATCGGCTGCGAGGTCGGGGGAGCGCTGAAGAACGTCGTCGCGATCGCCACCGGCATCGCGCAGGGCCTCGGCGTCGGCGACAATACCCGGGCCGGGGTGATCTCCCGCGGGCTCGCCGAGCTGACCACGCTGGCGGTCGCGATGGGCGGCGAGCCGACCACGCTGGCCGGGCTGGCCGGGATGGGCGACCTGGTGGCGACCTGCATCAGCCCGCACAGCCGCAACCGGCACGTCGGCGAGCAGCTCGGCCGCGGCCGCAGCCTGGACGACATCCTGGCCGAGATGGGCCAGGTGGCCGAGGGCGTCAAGACGGTCCACGCCGCCGTCCAACTGGCCGACCGGCACGGCCTGCCGATGCCGATCACCCGCACGATCCACCGTGTCATCACCGG